In Halarcobacter bivalviorum, a genomic segment contains:
- a CDS encoding amino acid ABC transporter permease, whose protein sequence is MATFESKQARPAPRNTKGITHWLRENLFSDITSSILTILSFVLLYLTIPPLLDWMIFDATWTGTKEEITKDGARWIFIFEKFNQFIYGFYPEDQYYRPNLVLFIFLLYIYGFKKINNTLVRAFIVLSFPVISVVLLYGGFGLEIIPTTKWGGLLLTIVVAAVGIIVSFPIGILFALGRQSKMPIIKTISIMYIEFIRGVPLITLLFMSSVILPLFFPENMDFDKLLRALIGITLFQAAYIAEVIRGGLQAIPKGQYEAADSIGLTYWQTMGLIILPQALKISIPNIVGSFISLFKDTTLVLIIGLFDVLAMVTLTSTDPKWLGFETEGYVFVTLIYWVICFSMSKYAKSLEEKFNTDHR, encoded by the coding sequence ATGGCTACTTTTGAATCAAAACAAGCTAGACCAGCTCCTAGAAATACAAAAGGGATCACGCACTGGTTAAGAGAAAATCTATTTTCAGATATAACTAGTTCAATTTTAACAATACTATCTTTTGTTCTTTTATATCTTACAATTCCACCACTATTAGATTGGATGATTTTTGATGCAACATGGACAGGAACAAAAGAAGAGATTACTAAAGATGGTGCAAGATGGATTTTTATATTTGAAAAATTCAATCAATTTATTTATGGTTTTTATCCAGAAGACCAATATTATAGACCAAATTTAGTTCTATTTATTTTCCTTTTATATATTTATGGATTTAAGAAAATAAATAATACTTTAGTTCGGGCTTTTATTGTTTTATCATTTCCTGTAATCTCTGTAGTTTTATTATACGGTGGTTTTGGATTAGAGATTATTCCTACAACTAAATGGGGTGGTTTATTACTTACTATTGTTGTTGCAGCTGTTGGTATTATTGTATCTTTTCCTATTGGTATTTTATTTGCTTTAGGAAGACAATCAAAAATGCCAATTATAAAGACAATCAGTATTATGTATATTGAGTTTATTAGAGGTGTTCCTTTAATTACCCTTCTATTCATGTCTTCTGTAATTTTACCTCTATTTTTTCCAGAAAATATGGATTTTGATAAACTTCTTAGAGCCTTAATTGGTATTACTCTTTTCCAAGCTGCTTATATTGCAGAAGTTATAAGAGGAGGTTTACAAGCAATTCCAAAAGGTCAATATGAAGCTGCTGATTCAATTGGTTTAACATATTGGCAAACAATGGGATTAATTATCTTACCTCAAGCACTTAAGATATCAATTCCAAATATTGTTGGGTCTTTTATTTCATTATTTAAAGATACAACCTTAGTACTAATTATTGGTTTATTTGATGTCTTAGCGATGGTTACATTAACATCAACTGATCCAAAATGGTTAGGTTTTGAGACAGAGGGTTACGTATTTGTAACACTAATTTATTGGGTAATTTGTTTTAGTATGTCTAAATATGCTAAATCATTAGAAGAAAAATTTAATACAGATCATAGATAG
- a CDS encoding amino acid ABC transporter permease — MKKYRKEPQENVAFYNNPEKRAIIYQILALAAIFIFTYFILNNMFTNIEKRGINTGFDFLSSEAGFGILQSLIEYDESNSHGKVFIVGLLNTLLVSAIGIFFASIIGLLIGIGRLSKNFMVSKLCMIYVETFRNIPILLQILFWYNVVLASLPNPRQSFSYFDSIFLNNRGLYIPKPILESGFIAVIIAFILGLIACAYLVKWAKTKHDETGEEFPVVWTSLAILIVAPTLVFFVSGTPATLEYAELKGFNFKGGWTLIPELLALAFALSIYTATYIAEAVRAGIEAVPKGQKEAAHALGLKDHIILKKVVLPQALRVIIPPVINQYLNLTKNSSLATAIGYPELVTIFAGTSLNQVGQAIEIILMTMAVYLTISIVISLIMNYANEKMKIKER, encoded by the coding sequence ATGAAAAAATATAGAAAAGAGCCTCAAGAAAATGTAGCCTTTTATAATAATCCTGAAAAAAGAGCTATCATTTATCAAATACTTGCACTTGCAGCAATATTTATCTTTACATATTTTATTTTAAATAATATGTTTACAAATATTGAAAAACGTGGAATTAATACAGGATTTGACTTCTTAAGTAGTGAAGCAGGATTCGGTATCTTACAATCTTTGATTGAATATGATGAATCTAATAGTCATGGAAAAGTCTTTATAGTTGGACTTTTAAATACTCTTTTAGTTTCAGCAATTGGTATATTTTTTGCTTCAATAATTGGTTTACTAATTGGAATTGGAAGACTTTCAAAAAACTTTATGGTTTCAAAACTTTGTATGATTTATGTTGAAACATTCAGAAATATTCCTATTCTTTTACAAATACTGTTTTGGTATAATGTTGTATTAGCTTCACTCCCAAATCCACGACAATCATTCTCTTATTTTGATTCAATTTTCTTAAATAATAGAGGACTTTATATTCCTAAACCTATTTTAGAAAGTGGATTTATTGCAGTTATAATTGCATTTATTTTAGGACTAATTGCTTGTGCTTATTTAGTAAAATGGGCTAAAACTAAGCATGATGAAACAGGAGAAGAATTTCCTGTAGTTTGGACTTCATTAGCAATTTTAATTGTAGCTCCAACTTTAGTATTTTTTGTAAGTGGAACTCCTGCAACTTTAGAGTATGCCGAACTTAAAGGCTTCAACTTTAAAGGTGGTTGGACTCTAATTCCTGAGTTACTAGCCCTAGCCTTTGCTCTTAGTATTTATACAGCTACTTATATAGCTGAAGCAGTAAGAGCAGGAATTGAAGCAGTTCCAAAAGGACAAAAAGAGGCAGCTCATGCTTTAGGTTTAAAAGATCATATTATCTTAAAAAAAGTAGTTTTACCTCAAGCACTTAGAGTTATTATTCCTCCTGTAATTAATCAATATCTAAATCTAACAAAGAACTCATCACTTGCAACTGCAATTGGATATCCTGAGTTAGTAACGATATTTGCAGGAACTTCTTTAAATCAAGTTGGACAAGCAATTGAAATTATCTTAATGACAATGGCTGTTTATTTAACTATTAGTATTGTTATCTCACTTATTATGAACTATGCTAATGAAAAAATGAAGATAAAGGAGAGATAA